From one Branchiostoma floridae strain S238N-H82 chromosome 3, Bfl_VNyyK, whole genome shotgun sequence genomic stretch:
- the LOC118411494 gene encoding sperm-tail PG-rich repeat-containing protein 2-like — protein MYDRAPRSMGYMQPTGTTGAVGPGTYEGPPPTRTKVRSDGYAPFLSMTGRETFLTVQDSVIAAPGPGHYDARFAQDRVSGGRTLQNKSRRFEEPPSTTPGPGSYTLSKKSDWIRTAGAGVPTKEPAQSQAAVSAPGNIMTSRVHYQRKAEAPSIPTPGQAHGYEEAEDGTLRRQDPPSKDRTRGPAYYNPNASPTAATKKYKGVFFGKLASKRMDFGGKEGPGPGEYDAHLSAPATAEHVHIPSTAEQKPVFESKLPRYHEIIVNQEEKRAVPGPGKYEVPGQFDNRPPAISTEGIEVEHPPFLSQAKRFMPDKKVLPGPGTYNDPRHALEGLKRVTGMKRSPFGSTAVRFQPQHHVKRTPGPAAYLHTGMSEDSMRRAYLESTRKGVFGTTAGRTAPIVKKHEGVLPGPAHYQVKHEPTVRYKNQITANFASLTERLTTPQMAMKENPPPGSYEVARSHLTQDKQRPGIPRTKEGRRKAGSFLSSSTRFAPPRDILMPKADPALPGPGAYNPKPVPLENQLTLLTQKSPRFKQLKQDEVPGPGAYELSPLLQDTILKGTFNATLNNPVTTAYDTASQSETTKQAFLLGTV, from the exons ATGTATGACCGAGCCCCGCGGAGTATGGGGTACATGCAACCCACCGGGACGACGGGGGCCGTCGGCCCGGGCACCTACGAGGGGCCGCCCCCGACAAGGACCAAGGTTCGCTCCG ACGGCTATGCGCCTTTCCTGTCCATGACTGGCCGCGAAACGTTCCTGACTGTTCAGGACAGTGTCATCGCTGCGCCCGGGCCGGGCCACTACGACGCACGTTTTGCACAGGACCGTGTTTCAG GTGGAAGAACGCTGCAGAACAAGTCGCGCCGGTTTGAGGAGCCGCCCTCCACCACCCCCGGCCCCGGCTCCTACACACTGTCCAAGAAGAGCGACTGGATCCGGACGGCGGGCGCCGGCGTGCCGACCAAGGAACCCGCACAGAGCCAAGCAGCTGTCTCCGCACCAGGGAAT ATCATGACGTCGAGAGTCCACTACCAGAGGAAAGCCGAGGCGCCCTCCATCCCCACCCCGGGGCAGGCACACGGCTATGAGGAGGCGGAAGACGGCACGCTGAGAAGACAAGACCCTCCGTCCAAGGACCGCACCCGCGGCCCTGCCTACTACAACCCCAATGCATCCCCAACTGCCGCCACGAAAAAGTACAAGGGCGTCTTCTTCGGCAAGCTGGCGTCCAAGCGGATGGACTTTGGCGGGAAGGAGGGTCCCGGACCGGGCGAATACGACGCCCACCTCTCTGCGCCGGCCACAGCCGAGCATGTTCACATCCCGTCTACGGCAGAACAGAAACCCGTGTTCGAGTCCAAGCTGCCCAGATACCACGAAATCATCGTCAACCAGGAGGAGAAAAGG GCGGTTCCTGGGCCCGGCAAGTACGAGGTACCCGGGCAGTTTGACAACCGGCCTCCGGCAATCAGCACAGAGGGGATCGAGGTCGAACATCCGCCGTTTCTGTCACAGGCAAAG AGATTCATGCCAGACAAGAAGGTCCTCCCAGGACCGGGCACATACAACGATCCTCGCCACGCGCTCGAGGGCCTGAAGAGAGTAACCGGCATGAAGAGGAGTCCGTTCGGCTCCACCGCTGTCAGATTCCAGCCACAGCATCACGTGAAGAGAACACcag GTCCCGCAGCCTACCTGCACACAGGCATGTCCGAGGACAGCATGCGCCGGGCGTACCTCGAGAGCACGCGGAAGGGCGTCTTCGGAACCACCGCCGGACGGACCGCACCAATCGTCAAGAAGCACGAGGGGGTGCTGCCCGGACCGGCCCACTACCAAGTGAAACACGAGCCCACCGTCAGATATAAGAACCAGATCACCGCAAACTTCGCCTCGCTGACGGAGAGGTTAACAACCCCACAGATGGCCATGAAG GAAAACCCACCCCCAGGTTCCTATGAAGTTGCCAGATCCCACCTGACACAAGACAAACAAAGGCCCGGAATTCCACGCACGAAGGAAGGCAGAAGAAAAGCCGGCTCATTTCTTAGCTCGTCCACAAGATTCGCTCCTCCTCGTGACATCCTCATGCCGAAAGCTGATCCAGCTCTTCCGG GTCCTGGAGCTTACAACCCGAAACCCGTGCCTCTGGAAAACCAGCTGACGCTCCTGACGCAGAAATCGCCAAGGTTCAAGCAGCTGAAACAGGATGAGGTCCCGGGTCCGGGGGCATACGAG